The Hahella sp. HNIBRBA332 genome window below encodes:
- a CDS encoding type II toxin-antitoxin system ParD family antitoxin, translating into MPRTITFQPSAELESFISSMIETGSYNNQSEVIRAGLRLLQEQMAASKLQELRSLIDEGEASGELKNWDVNEFLARMKKTSNDG; encoded by the coding sequence ATGCCTAGAACAATCACCTTTCAGCCTAGCGCTGAGCTGGAAAGCTTCATTTCTTCGATGATCGAGACCGGCAGCTACAACAATCAGAGCGAAGTGATCCGAGCAGGGTTGAGGTTGCTACAAGAGCAGATGGCGGCTTCTAAACTGCAAGAGCTTCGTAGCCTGATTGATGAGGGAGAAGCCAGCGGAGAGCTTAAAAACTGGGATGTGAATGAGTTTCTTGCAAGGATGAAAAAGACCTCTAATGACGGATAA
- a CDS encoding type II toxin-antitoxin system RelE/ParE family toxin, translated as MTDKTFKLRPKAEADLVSIYQFSLKEWGADKAEAYIREINEAFLTLVNNKTLGSDRSYVRPSLRAYYVGSHVVFYKPTVYGVAVIRVLHQSMDCVRHL; from the coding sequence ATGACGGATAAAACATTCAAGCTTCGTCCTAAAGCGGAGGCTGATCTTGTCTCAATCTATCAGTTCTCGTTAAAGGAGTGGGGAGCAGACAAGGCGGAGGCCTATATCAGGGAGATAAACGAAGCATTCCTGACGCTCGTTAACAACAAGACTCTCGGCAGTGATCGCAGCTACGTGCGCCCTTCTTTACGAGCTTATTACGTAGGCTCACATGTAGTCTTCTACAAGCCAACTGTTTATGGTGTCGCCGTTATTCGGGTTTTGCACCAGTCGATGGATTGTGTGCGGCATTTATGA
- a CDS encoding glycine cleavage system protein H, whose translation MNKVTDTLRYYSCHEWVCILAGYAVVGVTDFVSELKGTLRLTCGVDYHKLYSSGERIGTLETIKGEKLPLIIPLSGYIVSINNHPSAIINGPYGNGWLLIIKIKDYSEFGKLLSEKDYETTFRGPPSCL comes from the coding sequence GTGAACAAGGTAACTGATACATTGAGGTATTATTCCTGTCATGAATGGGTTTGTATCTTAGCAGGCTATGCCGTCGTTGGTGTGACAGACTTTGTCTCTGAACTTAAGGGCACTCTCAGGCTCACTTGTGGTGTTGATTACCATAAGCTCTATTCATCTGGGGAAAGAATAGGAACGTTAGAGACCATCAAAGGCGAGAAACTTCCTCTTATTATCCCTCTATCCGGCTATATCGTTAGCATCAACAATCATCCGTCAGCCATTATCAACGGTCCTTACGGCAATGGCTGGCTACTCATAATAAAAATTAAGGATTATTCTGAATTTGGCAAACTACTATCCGAGAAAGATTACGAAACAACTTTTCGAGGCCCGCCTTCATGCTTATGA
- a CDS encoding HNH endonuclease: MDHIQPKASGGDDREANLRGICQSCHREKSLLDTS; this comes from the coding sequence GTGGATCACATCCAGCCCAAGGCGAGTGGCGGGGATGATCGAGAGGCAAACTTGCGTGGGATATGTCAGTCATGCCATCGAGAAAAGTCGTTATTGGATACCTCTTAG
- a CDS encoding phage terminase small subunit P27 family translates to MSGTATRAGRGRKPKPVAQKLLAGNPGKRQLNTHEPQFSQITNIDCPDWLGDDARRMWELIAPELCAQKIIAITDVHNLEAFCASYGRWRQAERELAQYGITTTDANGGLKKNPAATVANESLKQLATFGALLGLDPSSRQRLTGGGNHDTSNPFDKF, encoded by the coding sequence ATGAGTGGAACCGCAACCAGAGCAGGACGGGGGCGGAAGCCCAAGCCCGTTGCGCAAAAGCTCCTGGCCGGCAACCCCGGAAAGCGTCAACTCAACACCCACGAACCCCAGTTTTCACAGATCACTAACATCGATTGCCCGGACTGGCTGGGCGACGACGCGCGCCGTATGTGGGAGCTGATCGCCCCGGAGCTATGCGCGCAAAAGATCATCGCCATTACAGACGTGCATAACCTAGAGGCCTTCTGTGCTTCGTACGGTCGATGGCGTCAGGCGGAGCGTGAGCTGGCGCAATACGGCATCACCACCACGGACGCAAACGGCGGCCTGAAGAAGAACCCGGCGGCCACCGTCGCCAATGAATCCTTAAAACAACTGGCGACCTTCGGGGCGCTCCTGGGCCTGGACCCATCCAGTCGCCAACGTCTGACCGGCGGCGGCAACCACGACACGTCAAACCCCTTCGATAAATTCTGA